One Nicotiana tomentosiformis chromosome 1, ASM39032v3, whole genome shotgun sequence genomic window, ctcggcagctccaagtgacaagcgcgcatgtgcctctgtcgccccaccgatagccatcgccagcgcccagccacaggcagatgccaacagcgccgcgcgcatAGACAATGCCGCGCGTGCAGAcactgatgctaaagacaaagttgctgccaacggacttgttgctgctttgtagaagactaagtccttttcattgtaaatatagagtagttttgctgcattttctttaagtgtgattttccagctttcatagatctagtcatgtaactttggttttttttttaagcattattaagggggaccaagcaatcaaactttcaagcaagcaaacaattctctgtactggtgtctctccccccgacaccgtcttgttttctgtaatagctttcattcaatgcaatcaagctttctttcattctcaattctcttttctgctctctttcaattgctcacgacattggttttcccgtacggcactgacaatctagtctagcgtacggagggaaCCTCAGTTGGCgaacagcaaccgtactgacatcggttgcttagccttacgtcgcccttccaaggaacttcaggaaggcgccgcgtaacattagacatgcttgaatataactttaccggaatgaataacatagatatCCTTAACttctaagagtagaaccacttatggaataacattacatttacgtatcgttacttggattatgccaaaatgaagaaagggcttagccttaacatacctgagccgcaTGGACCAGTGAGATAGAAGGTAGTGTTGTCGACTAGGGAATTATCAGAATGTCACGTAACTCATCTTTTGGCAAATGAGAAattgaaaaaggaaaaaacatATCATCATCGAAGAACAAACTGTCTCAAAGGTATGAGCATGGCTCTCGTTCCTGTATTCAAATCTCTCAACACTCAACAATCCCAATAAAACTACAGATCCAACTCAACCTCTACTATCTTTATACTACACTATTTTGGTCGAATTTATACTTCACATAttaaaggcaagaaaaagaagtAAATACACTTAGAAAGAAAGAGTAAAGATAAAGTCTAAGAGTTTAAATTTTGATATTGCCATTCAAACTAAGAACGACTGAAGAGAGGATCAGCTAATTAGCTCTCTCCATATTTCATTGTTTGGCAAAATTGCTATTCAAACTTGAGAAGGTTCAAGATTTTTAATATCTTAGACATCCTTAATGAATTAGGGGGGTGATTGTATTATAGTTAAGAGATGTCACCTTATCAAAGTGATTCAATAGTCACTTTAATATATCACATATCACTGCCACGTTAAGGGAGGGTTAAGCTTATCCAACAATGgtaattaattagctaatctttcatttaaaaaaattaataattaacccattatctacataattaagaattatctcaaattacttaaaatactatttaCTCTTAATACAATTTATGTACCATACTATCATGGttatgtggtaccatataaaataaatacatacactattatttcattaaaatatccgtataaatatatatatatattctcaacttctaattttcctattCTCATACAAAGAGAaaaattttcgtacgcttaattcttaaaaatgGTAAAAACATAACCTTCTTTTGTGAGAAAATAACTTCTATTTTttaacaataaagaaaatcttccttataaactttctcatattaggtgaataatttatcatatccgaaaataataataattgtaactatccaaaattatacctataaaacttttactaaaatacttcacttaaaagaaaataccacattaacataatatctaatggtatcaatgttgttaaacttactgagtcttacaataacatagtcgTAAATCCTTtataatctcatgaatggtcttaatctCTTCTACCTCATATGGATTAATACGACTAATTCTAATATTAAATTACGGGATGTAACATTCGTAAAAGATTATATTATTGTGCATCAATTCGAGTCCACTTAGACCTTTCATTAGTATCAATATCGCTAGCACTTTTGACTATGTGATCTTCATACCCCTGTCCCATAAACAACATCTCAACAGAAGAAGACCACGGTGTGTAATTAATACTACCTTGTAATCTAACAGTTGTAATAGtggaaggatttgaaattgaggtaaaaaataatttaatatcatTTGTTGGTGAAGAATCACTTGCcattttgaaattttaatttcaGAAAGAAAAGTATGTAAATGACGTGGAACAGAGAACCAAAGCAAGAGCACTGCGCAAGAAAATGGAAAATTCAAGATTTTGTGGAAAAGCGTATCCCAAAGATCACGTCTCTTTACCTACAATCTTTGACTATATCAGACATACAATCTAATATTGAAATACTCTCTAACAAGATCTTAACAGTGAAGAACCTTGGTAAGTAAAGGGTTTGTGGAGTCATCAAAAAGATTTCTAGTGATAATGGAAAAGGCTAAAGCTTTAAGCCAGGTGGTATCTGTTTTTATAGAACCACAAAGAAAAATATCGGATGGTTGAGCTTTGAAGTTCTCTTGCATAGATAAAGTTGCTTCTAAGAAGGCTAAATGGAACGAGAAGCCTTGGTATTGGTAGCAATCCTGAGAAGGATTCCTACCTTCTCTTTTATGGAGGGTTGATATTATCTCTTTGTATTTCAAGCTCATCTCCTCTGGTCCACAATTGGCAGATAGACGACTAGCTTTGATAGGGGAAGATGACTTCATTTCAGAACAAAAGGAGGAAGAAATTGAGGAATCTAAAACTTAATTAATCCTGATATAGAGACCAACTTCTCCATTGACATAGAAGAAAATCTTATAACTATTAGAATTAGCTTTATATTTTATTCTAATGCAATTTGTGTAATTTCATTTCGTGGACTTTGAAATGTAAACACTGACGTGGGAGCGGCCGGTAGAGGGGTTGAAGTAAACAAAGAATTGAAGTGGTATGTATACCGGCCACCCCTATTCTAATTACAAAGATTTTCCCTAAATAAATTAACTAACAAGGTAAGATAACCTTATTAAATGCAGAAGTGAAGATACAATGTTCAAGGAATTAATCTATTATCTTTTGCCTTTTGTATCCAGAAAATGAAGGAATTGGTGGAATTCCTGAAGCCCATAAAACCATGCTCTTTGCTGCGATTTATGCTGCTCAACCTATTACTTCCTCCAGCCAGTATCATATCAGCAAATTGCCACAAGCCAACCTCTTCTAACGTGGTGGAAACCAAGTTATTGTCTCTCACAATCTTATCCCACACATGCCCCTTATCCTTCATCATCTCGGCCAAGCAAATCCGTTTCTCCGTCTCATCGAATCCTACATATTCTACTCCGATCTGTTCAGCCAACACCTTCCACAAATGCTTCCATTTGAACACATCGCCATTGGTAATGTTGAATACTTTGTTCTGCGCCCGGGGGCAGAGTGCTGCCCAAATTTCATGCTCTGCCACCAAATCAGCATCTGATGCATTAGAGTAACTATCCCAACGGGCTTTTGTCCCTGGAAACTTAAGTGGAATGCCTTCGTATTTGCATATTGTTGTGTACACGCAAAGCGTTCCAACAATGTTCAATGTGCTATGAGGTGAAAATCCGAAAATCATATCTGGCCTGTGGACGGACCATGTTATACTTGGTTTTCTGGAGATCTCATCAAGCAGTACATCTTCTAACGTGTAATAAAAGTTGTGAATATTTTCCAACCTTTCCATGTCTTCAGTGAAAGGTGGATCATGGGAAATAGTATGAATCCTCCCATCAATTGATCTATGTATCCCCATATAATGCATCGCGCCTGTCTGGAGACAGATGTGCCACAAATTTGGTGCATTTGGGATGATTGCATTGAGGAGCTGCATTAATTTCACAGTGTTTGGCCATAGAAAGGTCAAAAGCCGAAGTCACCCAGAAAATGTGTGTCACATCTTCCAGGGTCGATAACTTGGCTTGAGTGTCAGTTGCCACGGAGACGTCGCACAAAATATATGTGACTTTAGCATTCCGGACTGGTGTCCTCCGACGTGCCACACCATAGACCTTCCAAGGACCGCCTGGGGTGTCAGTGGAAGAGAGTGTTTCGGCCAAGCTGTTGCCAACCACGCCGGTGACTCTAATGACTAGGCCAACATTTTGGTAGCTCTCATTTGTTGTTTCATAATAGTCAATACACCGCTGTGAACCAAAATTTTACGTAAATATTTTGTTTGGGCAAATTTAAGTACTACCCAAATTACAATAGCAGATGGAAATTCAAATATACTGTTTATAGTTTTTGTGAAATAGTCTGCAAATTTTTACTTACCTGTGTATTATTAGTAGATCTTGACCACCACCAGTTCATTTTGACAAGCGCGCTGATTACAAAAATCTGTACGAGGCGCACCAGCTGAGACGTTTCAGTGCAAATTTAAGTATGAATAACTTTATTGAATCTGACCTCAAAGTGGAATTGGTTGACGTTGTTCTGAGCCATTTTCTAATACTAATTGCAACAGAGTGACAACTACAATTAGCAGGCTATGATGCAAACCTATTCTGTTTTCTCATCTCCATCTTATAGAAAAAGAGAATGAATGGATAGAATTAATCAATGACATATATGTTAAAGAACTTAAGCCCTTTGACATTTCGCTGATGGGACTTAAGAAATAATACTCTTGTCATGTTTACTGGCCTATGCATTCACCCCAAAGGAGTAGTATACAAGAGCTAGCCGCACCCCAATAACAACAATTTATTGTACCAAGACATAAGTGTTGGGTGACAAGGTGTATTTATGCATGTGCTTCTACTTAATACACTTGAAGATAAGAATAGTTAAAGCTTCTTTTAACCTATAGCATATAGTTCACTCTGTTAATAGTTTAAGACTTCATCAACAAGATACTTCAGTATTGGAGTCAGACGCGGACCTATGTTGTGGGTTGAGGGGTTACGGGACCCCGTTAAGCTCGGcaaaaatattgtatatatatgtatatatatatatatatatatatatatatatatatatatatatatatatatgtccatatatatggGACCCCTTAAATATTTAAGATGTGTCCCAAACATAAAAGGGCGGATGGAGAAGTGGTTGCGTTGTGCATTTAAGTTTGCTTCTTGTCTAGATGACGTGGATTCGAAACCTCTCTTAAGCCTTTTCTCCTTTTTGTTTTAGTTCTTGGAATACAACAGTTTTTAGACTTAATAACAAATTGCTTTAATTTtaacttttatcttctttttgaaTCCAACTATAGCTTAGTACTAATACATAATAGTCAACTTAATTAGTTTTATTCTCTTTCAAATCCCTGCCTTAAAATTAAAAGTCTCAAATTGCAACTTATCATTCCACAAATAGAAACATACAAATCCTTATTCAACAATCACTTTGACTCCGACTCGGCAATGGCAACTAAGAGTTTGAAACTCTTCTTAAGTTCTTTGGCTATTAACATACCCATAATTTTGATTTCTTTAGtaaattttgataatttaaacatacccttttttttaattaaaatactaGAAATTTAAAGTGTGAAACATGCTTAATCAAAGACTTTCCCTTTTAACATCCATTTTGTGAAAGAATCTCTCTTTGTTCAGTGTTTTCTGTTTCTTTAGAACTTCTTTATATTTATACTTGAACGATAAGTCATCATAATATTAAGTTTTCAAAGAGTTGCACGTCGAATTTTATTTATCGCTAGTGATTAGCATACAATGGTGCCCCGTTGTGCTCAAATCGTGGGTCCGCCTCTGATTGgagtaattaataatttaaactaAAAGTGTTGCATTACATGAATTTTCCATTACCGCGTAAGTTGCAGTACGAGAATTAGAAGGCAATATGAATCAGTTATATAGGACTTTTCTTCCTAATTAACATTAGGAGGCCTGTTATACTCAAGCCTAGACTCCGTGTCTCGTGATCGTGGCCCTGTTTGGCAAGTGCAACTACGCAGCCCAGGCAAAATTCTTGGCTAAAAGTTCATTTTAATGTTTGTCAAGGCCAAGCTTTATCCCCTTCCGTTTTTGTTTCTTTTCAGTTTTCCCCTAGTTTTACCGTCATAAAACTTTCGAAAGTAATTTCTTTTAGAAAAGCAGTTATACTTTTGGTTTTAGAATCATTCTCTAATGATATTTATTTGTTTGGCACGTGTATTGAATTTTCCTCCTTAAGATTGTTTTTGCTGAAGAAACTATTTACTCCTATTTTTTTGATAAATCAATTAGAATTCCCACAATTGCGTGCCATGCCAACTGTAGTAATACGTGCATACATTCATGCCTATTAAATGTACAACAACGTAAGTTTCAAGGAACATTCAGTAAAATATTAAAGAAAGCCACTGTGAGTGTATTTGAAATTCTGGGTCAATTAAGAAAACATTTAATCCtattcttttaaaaaaattaattaatattgcCCAGCAAGTGGTAATTAAAAAATCATAGATTCATGCCTTCTAAGTTTTGAGGGGTCGCAGATTTGCCAACAATAAACGTGGATCCCTATATTGTTGCCGGTAGCCAGCTTTCCCCCGATTTTCTTGGCGTAGCTCAAGGCCAGTCAACAAAATGGAGAGTTTACCAAGACACTACTAACCTTTTTTTATATTGTAGATCCATAGAAATAATTTCTGTTCAGTGAGCTGGAACGCCGGCAGAGACCTCTGCAAAAACTTTAAACAGTGCTGCGAAAAGGAATTTCCTCTTGTTTTCCGATGGCAAATAAGCTCAGGTAATAATTCATCATTTTCAATTTCATTTCACAATCAGCAAGACGCTTATAGTCAGATATATATTGTACTCCATTTttatgcactcatataaagacaTAGGTGCAAATAAACACATGAATAGGCTGCAAATTTAAAATAAGGTGGTGCAAGAAACTCCGATGGAGTCCAATGTTACCGTCAATAAGCCGTCGaaatttcatactatttaattagtgATAGGACATGTTTATTTTAAGATTTGTTGCGCATGATATAATTAGCTAGTAATAAATTGAACAGTAGCTACGCGCTAATTAGGCTAACAATAATTATGCTCTAAAGTACTTTATGAAAATTCCTTTAaaaacaacactagtataatatTTTGTGTGGTACCAGGTTGGAGGGTAAAGTGGCTGTAATAACTGGTGCTGCAAGCGGTATTGGTGAAGCAACTGCAAGATTGTTCGTGGAACATGGAGCTCGTGTAGTCATTGCTGACATTCAAGATGAACTTGGCCATCAAGTAGTGGCGTCAATCGGTACCGACAAGGCCAGCTACCGCCACTGCGACGTCACTGACGAGAAACAAGTCGAGGACGCTGTCGCCTATGCCGTCGAGATATACGGTACCCTCGATATCATGTTCAGCAATGCTGGCACCCTCGGCACCCTCAGTTCCGTTCTCGACATGGATATGACGGTGTTTGACCAGACGATGACTATTAACGCACGAGGATCGGCATTAGCCGTCAAGCATGCAGCTAGAGTCATGGTAACTGAAAAAATCCAAGGCTCCATCATATGTACGGCAAGCGTAGAGGCTATTTTAGCGGGTGCAGCTCCTTTAGCCTACGTGGCGTCGAAGCACGCCATCCTAGGCGTGGTGAAAGCGGCGGCGCGTGAGCTGGGGCAACATGGAATTAGGGTGAATTGTGTATCGCCTTATGGCATTGCGACGCCAATGGTATGCAAAACGTTCGGCGGGGATGCCGCCCCTATTGAAGCTTCAATATGTGGAAATGCTAACTTGAAAGGTATTACATTGAGTACAAAGCATATCGCAGAAGCAGCACTTTTCTTGGCGTCGGATGAGTCGGCTTACGTTAGTGCTCATAATTTGGCTGTCGATGGTGGCCTAAGTTCTATTATGAAGCTAGATTAAATCC contains:
- the LOC104112380 gene encoding short-chain dehydrogenase reductase 3b-like, with product MANKLRLEGKVAVITGAASGIGEATARLFVEHGARVVIADIQDELGHQVVASIGTDKASYRHCDVTDEKQVEDAVAYAVEIYGTLDIMFSNAGTLGTLSSVLDMDMTVFDQTMTINARGSALAVKHAARVMVTEKIQGSIICTASVEAILAGAAPLAYVASKHAILGVVKAAARELGQHGIRVNCVSPYGIATPMVCKTFGGDAAPIEASICGNANLKGITLSTKHIAEAALFLASDESAYVSAHNLAVDGGLSSIMKLD